The following is a genomic window from Verrucosispora sp. WMMD573.
GGCAGTCGTTCGATGTGCTCGGCGGCGACGTCCGCCCGGTCGCGGGTCAGCGCGTCCCGGGCGGACTCGACATGTCGCAGGATGACCGCGAACCACAACTCGCATGCCTGGTGGGCGGCGAAGAAGAGGGTGCGGTCCGGCTCGTCGCGTACGCAGGCGACGTCGAGCAGCTCGTCCAGTCTGAGGATCTCCCCGTACGCGCGGTCGCGGCGGGTGTCCGTCGGATTGGTCATCGGTGTGCAGGCCCTCCTCAGCAAGGTGCCGGGGTGGTGGTTCAGCGGTGCTGAAGCTCCCGCCGCCCCGCGCGCAGGGCACTCTTGTCGATCTTGCCGACGGGCGTACGAGGCAGTTCCGGCACCACGACCAGTTCGTCGGGCAGCTTGTACGGCGCCAACCCGCGGTCACGGATGTGCTCCCGGATCGTGCGCAGCGACAACGTCGTCGCCGCCGCCTCCGCCTCGGCGGTGAGCACCACGAACACGCAGATTCGTTCATCGATGGCGTCGTCGGGGATGCCGACGACCGCCGCGTCCCGCACCGACGGGTACGTCAACACGTGGCCCTCCACCTCCTCGGCGGAGACCTTCTCGCCAACGTGGTGGATGATGTCCTTGAGCCTGCCCTCGATGACGATGCGCCCGTCCTCGGTGAGCTTGGCCAGGTCACCGGTCCGGTAGAAGCCGTCGGGGGTGAACGCCCGGCGGTTGTGCTCCGGCGCGGCGAAGTAGCCCCGGATCGTGTACGGCCCCCGGGTGAGCAACTCGCCGGTGATCCCGGCCGCAAGCTCGCGATCCTCGGGGTCGACGATCTTGACCTCGTCGTCCGGGCAGATGGGCGTGCCCTCGGTGGTGTACACCACCTCCAGCGGATCATCGAGGCGGGTGTGGGTGATCAGGCCCTCGCCGATGCCGTAGACGTTCATGATGCGGCACCGCAGGCCCGACCTGACGCGTTCGGCCGCTGCGGGGCTGAACTTCGAACTGCCCACCTGGAGGGTCATGCCACTCATGTCCACCGGCGTGGTCTGCGCCGCCTCGGTCCACAGCAGGGCGAGTGCGGGTACCAGCGCGGTGTGGGTGACGCCCTCCCGGGCGATCAACGGAAAGACATGGTCCGGGCTGGGGTTGGCAGCCAGGACGGCCTTGCCGCCGACGAGTAACGCGCCCAGCGCCCCGGGGCAGCCGAGCGCGGCGTTGTGCGGTACGGGGTTGGCGGCCAGGTAGACGCTGTCCGCCCCGAAGCCGGTCACCTCGGCGCACGCGAAGATGTTGTAGGCGTAGTCGTCATGGGTACGGGGGATCAGCTTCGGCACGCCGGTGGTTCCGCCGGAGAGCAGTAGCAGGGCGACCTCGGCAGCGTCGACCGGTGGCAGGCGTCTCGGCTCGGTCCTGGCCAGCTCGGCCAGCGGGGTGAACTCGGCGCTGTCGCCGGCGATCACGACATGCCGCAGGCTCGGCACCTCGGCGCGGACCTCGCGGGCCAGCGCACGGTGGTCGAACCCCTGGAACCTGTCCGGGCCCAGGTATGCCACCGCGTTCGCGGCACGGGCCAGGTGGGTGATCTCGTCGCGGCGATGGCCGGGCAGGGCCAGCACCGGTATCGCGCCGATGCTGAACACCGCCAGCAGGACCGACAGGAACTCGTTGACGTTGGGCAGGTGCAGGACCAGGCGGTCGCGACTGCCGATGCCGAGGTCGAGCAGCCCCGCGGCGATCCGGTCCGCCTCGTCCGCCAGTTCGGCGTAGGTGACGCGACGAGCGGAATCCACCGTGGCCACCTTGTCCGGATGGCGACGGACGCTGTCGTCGAAGAGCTGCCGAAGGGAGAAACCCCGCCAGTACCCCGCCTGTCGGTAGCGTTCGGCGACGTCAGGCGGCCAGGGCACGAACCCGTCCAGCATCTGTCTGTCCTCCTTTGGTGCGGCGCTAACAGATTCCGGTAGCAGCCCAGAGCCCACGTCGCACCCGACAGAGCCTTGACAGATTGTCGGGACGAACGGGCGGACTCGGTGACGCTCGATGTCGTGAGCCGAACACGAAGATCCGACCGTCGGTGGGTTCGGACGCTCACCGGCGTCGAAGAGCCCACCGCGCGGCTGGTCTGCTTCCCGCACTCCGGAGGCACGGCCGCGGTGTACCGCCCGTGGTCCTCGATGCTGCCCGCCGACGTGGCCCTGCACGCCGTGCAGTACCCGGGCCACGCTGATCGACTTGCCGAGGAACCCGCCAGCAGCATCGCCGAGATGGCGACCCAGGTGGCCGCGGAACTGCTGCGGATGCCGCCGGCCGGGTGCGCACTTGTCGGACACAGCCTGGGCGCGCTGGTCGCCTACGAGACGGCACGGGCGCTGCGGGCCAACGGCAGCCCCGTGCACCACCTGTTCGTCTCGGGCGCGGCCGGGCCGTGGCTCGCCGGTGGCGGCACCACCCACCAACTCGGCGACGACGAGCTGTGGGCGGCGGTCGCGAAGCTCGGCGGGATCGAGCCGGAGATAGCCGACCAGACCGAACTGCGCGACCTGCTGCTGCCGGTGCTCCGATCGGACATCACCCTGCACGAGACCTACCGGCCCGCGCCGGACGCCGCGCCGCTGGACTGCCCGGTCCGTGGCTACTACAACACGGAGGACCCGCTGGTCGACGCCGACAAGGTCGCCGCGTGGGCCGTGGTCAACGAGCGCGGGTTCAGCATGCGTGCCTGGCCCGGCGGCCACTTCCGGTTGCTCTCCCATCCGGACGAGCTGGTCGGCGACGTCCTGGCGAGCCTGATGGAAAGTGGTGTGCCGCGGTGACCCTCGACGGCAGGTCGGTCGTCGTCACCGGCGCCGCCACCGGTATCGGTCTGGGAATCACCGAGTGCCTGGTGAAGTCGGGCGCAAACGTGACGATCGTCGGCCGTCGCGAGCAGCCGTTGCGGGACCTGGCGGAGCGGTACCCCGCCGCCGTGGCGGTGGTGGCGGCGGACGTGTGCGCACCGGAGACCGCCGGCCGGGTCGTCACCGTCGCCGCGGAGACCTTCGGCGGGCTCGACGCGGTGGTCAACAACGCCGGACTGGCCCGGTTCGGCCCGATCGACGCACTCGACCCGGCGTACCTCGACGAGATGTTCGCGGTGAACGTCCGCGCGCCCGCCGACCTGATCCGATGCGCGCTGCCGCTGCTGCGGGCCAGCAGCGGCAGCGTCGTCAACGTCTCCTCGGTCGGCGGCGTCCTGTCGATGCCGGGACGCGCCTACTACGGCGCGACCAAGGCCGCCCTCAACAGCCTCACCCGGTCCCTGGCCCGTGAACTCGCACCCGAGGTACGCGTCAACGCCATCCTTCCCGGGCCGGTCGACACCCCGATGTGGACCGACGCGGGACTTGACGACGCCGGCATCGAGCGACTGCGGGCCGACCTGGCCGCGTCCACCCCGATGGGACGCTTCGGCGACCCCACGGAGATCGGCCAATGGGTCTGCACGCTGCTCGACCCGGCGCTGTCCGGCTGGGTCACCGGCGCGCTGATACCCGTCGACGGCGGCCGCACCGCATGACACCCGCCCAGTCAGCACCAACCCTTCACCGAACAGAGGTGGTCAGAGCGTGAGCCCCGAGATCTCGTCCGCTGCCAGCTTCATCCCCTCCTCGTGTCTGCACACCATCTTCCGCGCCGCGCAGGAAACCGAGCGGCGAACCGGTGCCGAGGTGGTCAAGCTGCACGTCGGCGACCCGTACTTCCATCCCGCGGGCAACGTCGCCGACGCGTTCGTCGACGCCGTGCGGCGCGGCGACACCAAGTACACCGGCCCCGACGGGCTGCCCGAGCTGCGCGAGGCGGCGGTCGAGAAGCTGCGTACGGACAACGGTGTGGACACCGTGGTCGACCGGGTACTCGTCACACCTGGCTCGTGCGAGGGGCTCGCCGCCCTGTTCCAGACCCTCACCGAGCCCGGCGCCGAGATCCTGCTGCCGGAGCTGCACTGGCCGGTCCACCTGCAGCAGAGCCTGCTCGCCGGACTCCGGCCGGTGCTCTACTCGCTGGGGCCGGGTTTCCGCCCCGAGGTCGAGCGGATCGCGGCCGCCGCCGGCCCCCGGACCAAGGTGTTGCTGATCAACTCGCCCGCCAACCCAACCGGTGTGGTGCTGGATCCCGGAGAGATCAGCGCCCTGCTCGACCTGGCCCGCACGCGGGGTTGGCACGTGGTCAGCGACGAGGCGTACGAGCACTTCTGCTACGAACGCGAGCACCTCTCCGTCGCCTCGCTGGAACGCGACGTCCCGGTCGAGGAGCGCATCGTGCACAGCGTCTTCAGCTTCTCCAAGAGCTTCGCGATGACCGGCTACCGGCTGGGGTACGTCGCACTGGCCAACGATCACGCGGCCGACGTCATGCGGGTGGTCCAGGAGGCGAACATCATCGGCACCAACACCCCGGTGCAGCACGCCGGAGTGGCCGCGCTGGCCAGCCGGTCCGACGCCGCCGCCACCAACCGCAAACTGGTGCAGCGCAACCGGGACGTGGCCCTGCCGCCGCTGGTCCAGGCCGGGCTGCTCAGCGAACTGCCGGCCGGCGGCTGGTACGCGATGCTGGACGTGGCCCGGACCGGACTGGACGCCGAGACGTTCGCCCTGCGACTGCTGGAGCGCAAGGGCGTCGCCGTGGTCGCCGGCAACGGGTTCGCCATGCGTCCCCAACTCGATGACCGGGGCCACATCCGTACCCACGACTACGCCCCCTGGGCACGGCACCTGGTCCGAGTGGCGTTCTGCGTGGACCCCGGCTGGCTGGAGACCGGTGTACGCAGGATCTTGGAGTTCGTCGACGAGTGCGGCGACGAGGGTCACCACTCCGCCGAATGAGCCGGCACCCTGCCGTCGGCCCAGCGCCGGGCCGGCAGGTACGGCAGTCCGGGAGGCTCTCTGTGCGTTCGAGCGAGGAGGTGGGCACACCATGCCGGAGCCCGTGACAGGCACCGTCGCACCGCCACTGGTCGACCCGGCGCAGTTCCGTTCCCTCATGGCCGCACACCCCGCCGGGGTCGCCGTCGTGACGACCACGGCTACGGACGGTGCGCCTTGGGGGATGACCTGTTCGTCGGTGTGCAGCGTCTCGCTCCAGCCACCGACCCTGCTGGTGTGCCTGCGCGCCGCGAGCCCGACGCTGGCCGCACTGGTCGACGTGTCCACCTTCGCGGTCAATCTGCTGCGCGACCATGCCGAGCCGGTGGCGCAGCTGTTCGCCTCCGGTGCTCCGGACCGGTTCGAGAAGGTCTCGTGGGTGCCGGATCCGGAGTCCGGGATGCCACACCTGATCGACGACGCCCACACGGCCGCGGACTGCCGGGTCAGCAACGCCCTGCCCGTCGGGGACCACGTCGTGGTCTTCGGGACGGTACTGCGGGTACGCACCCACGCGGTCGCCCCGGTCAGCCCGCTGCTGTACGGCATGCGGCGGTACTGGTCGCTGGCCGTCACGCCCGCCCCGGAACGCGGCGGTCCCGACCCCGACGGCCGACCGTGAACGAGTCCTCTGGAGTCGAGATGAGCACTGTCCACACCGGCGCCCCGCCCGGCGCACCCCGCCCGACCGGCCCGAGGGCCCGGATCCCCGACTGCCCCCTGGGACGCACCGTGGAGGTCGTGGGCCCCTGGTGGACGTTGGAGATCCTGCACGAGTTGTTCAACGGCAACACTCGGCTCGGGATCATCCGCCACAATCTCGGGACACCCGTCGAGCTGCTCCTGGAGCGCCTCGCTGACCTGCGGACCAGGGGCCTGATCGAGCAGGTGGCCGAGGCCCCGGATCCGGACGGCCGAGAGTACCGGCTGACCCCCTTCGGCCGGACGCTTCGTCCGCTGCTGCTGGTCATCGCGGCGTGGGGCAATCATCGGCTCGCCCCCCAGGATCGCAGCGTCATCCTGGTCGACACGGAGACCGGTGCGGAGGTGGAGCCGGTCGTGGTGGACCGGCGCACGGGTCGGCGGATCGACAACGAGAACGTGGTGTTCGCCCGTGGCCCGAAGGCGAGCGCGATGGTCACGGCGCGGTACCCGAAGATCATGTTGACCACCTGAGGTCGTCGTCAGGAAGGGTGACGGTGCCCCGCCGCATGCGCGCCGTGAAAGGGTGTGCTGACGCCGTCATACCGCAGGCGGAGCATCATGCCCTGGTCGGCGTGCGGCAGATTGTGGCAGTGGTTCATCCAGATGCCCCGGTTGTTCGCCTGGAACACCACCTCCCACACCTCGCCGGGGCGGACGTCGAACGTGTCCATCCACAGCGGGCTGCCCGAGGACGGCTGGCCGTCGCGGGACAGGATCAGCACCGGATGGCCGTGCAGGTGCCATGGATGGGTCTCCAGACTCCGGTTGACCACGGTGAACCGGACGATGTCGCCCTCGGCTACGAGCTGGTCGGGGATCGACGGGTGGCCACGCCCGTTGACGGTGTGCGCGAAGGCGGGCCGTCCGTCGACCATGGCCAGCCCTCGGTCGAGTACGAGGGTGAAGTGCCGGTCCGCGGTCGCGGTACGCAGCGGCACGGGGGCCGAGGCCCCGTAGGTGAGCAGGTCCAGCTCCGGCCACGCGGCGGTGTTCTGCCCGGCAGCCGCACCGTCCGGCGCGCCCGGCCGCGGCCGTAGCCACACCGTGGCCACCCCGTCGACGAACAGCGCGACGGCGGTCTCCGGCATGGCGAACACCAGATCCCGGCGCCCACCTGCCGCGACCCGTACCGCGGTCCGGCTCGTCTCACCAGGCTCGTGCAGGTCCCGGCCGTCGACCGCGACCACCCGGAACGGGGTGCCGGCCAGCGCGAAGCGACGCGGGTCGGAATCGGTGTTGATCAGACGCAGCCGGACCCTCGCGCCCGCAGCCGCGACGTGCTCGACGCCCGCGACCGCCGCGCCGTCGCTGAACGTGTGCACGGGAACGACCAGGTCGAGATCCGCGGGGTCCGGATCCGTGCGAGGGGTCACGACGAGCACACCGTATAGACCGCGCCGCACACCGATGTGGGAGGCGTAGTGGGTGTGATACCAGTACGTCCCGACCTGGTCGGCACGGAACCGGTAGACGAAGGCGGCACCGGGCGCCACCGCCGGTTGGCTGAGGCCCGGCACCCCGTCCTCCCCGCACGGCACGTCGTAGCCGTGCCAGTGCAGGGTCACCCCCTCGTCGATGTCCTGGTTGACCAGCCTCACTTCGAGAAGGTCGCCCTGGACCGCGCTGAGCTGTGGACCGGGCACCGCGCCGTCGAAGGTCCAGGCGTCGATGTCCTTCCCGGCCGGCAGCCGCACCGCGGCCTTGCGGGCGGTCACCCCGTACGCGCGTCGAGCGCCGCCCGGGGCGGGAGTGTCCGGCCCACGCAGGTCGGCGACCGAGACCAGCGAACCCCGGCTCGGGCCGGGACCACCGCCAACCGTGTGTGCCGCCCCGGAGGACAGCGCCGCCAGGCCCGCGCCGGTGCCGGTCGCGCCGACAGCTGCCACGCCGCCGGCGACGCCGAGGAAGCCACGGCGGGACAGGCGCATCCCCGCGTCCGGGACCGCCGGCTCCGCGACGTCCGCGCCGGGCGCCGGGAGCGACCGTGCGGTCAGCAGGACGGCCGCCACCACCAGGCCGACCGTGATCAGCGCAGTCGGCAGGGTCAGCGGATACCCCACGAGGTAGGTGACCACGAAGCCGGCCAACGCGGCGTACCCGGCGGCGAACAGCGCGACGACGCCGACCTTCTCTCTGGCGGAACGCCGGGGCGCTCCGGTGGCCCGAGCCAGCAGCATCGGTCCGGCGGTCACCGCGGCGGCCAGCGTGGCCGCCCCGAGCAGCGGCAGCCCCAGCAGGACCTTCTCCTGGACGAACCACCAGCCCCGTCCGGCCAGCACCGCCACCGACACGGCCTTGGCCAGGGTGAGCACCAGTGCCGCGCCGAGCAGCACCAGGGCGGCTCTGGCGCGACCCCGTAGCGCGGTCACCCCGGCGGCGAGCCACGCGGCGGCGCCGAGCAGCGCCCAGACATGATCGAAGACGGTCAGCGCCGCCGTGGTCATGACCGGGTCGCGTGGCTGAGCTCGGTGCGCTGCCAGGCGATCTGGCGAGCCTCACGCACCACCCAGATGGTCACCCCGACGATGATCAGCCCGTTGACGGCGTGTACGCCGAAGATGAGGTGACCCGTCTCGGAACCCTCACCGAAGGACCTGGCGACCTCACGGATCAGCGACTGGATGAGCACCAGCCCGGCCACCAGGGCCGTCCTGCCGATGACCCGGCCGGGCATCCGGGCCAGCGCGGAGACAACCGCGAGCACCACTGCGGAGAAGAGGATCAGGTAGCCGAGGAAGCGATGCGGGGAGAACGCCTCCTCGGTCGGCGCGGAGTCGAACGCTCCGCTGGCGGCGAGATAGAACTGTGCGACCTCGGCGAGCAGCAACAGTGACGCCAGGCCCGCGAAGAGCTTCTTCATGGTGCCGATCCTGGTGCCGGGACAGCCCGTCGCGCATGATCCGAGGCGTGACTCCGGCTACGCGAATCCGCGTAGCCGGAGCCGGTCCGGATACGTCGCAGGGCGTAGTCGGCCACGCACCGGAGAGTGCGAGAGGTGCCGTAGGATCGCGGCATGAACCTGCGGGTGATGCCGGAACGACTGCGGGCCTGGCTCGACCGTCGACCTGCCTGGTTCGCGGACGTCCTGTTGGCACTGTTCATCACGGTGGTTCAGGTCCAGAGTGTCAGCGAGCACGGCGCCGTCCTTCCCGAGCCGATCGCCCGTCCCGCCTCGGATTTCGGGTACGCCGGCTACGGCCTGGTGGTGCTGAGTGGCCTGGCCGTCGTCGCCCGGCGCCGCTGGCCGGTCGCCGTGTTCGCGCTCACCGGCGCGACCAGCCTGGTCTACTTCGGTCTCGGGTTCCCCGACCGGATGTCCTGTCTCGGTCTGTTCGTCGCCCTGTACACCCTCGCCGCCTACGGCGACGGGCGTCGGTCGCTGCTGATCGCGGGTACGGGCACCGCGGTGCTGGCCGTCGGTTGGCTGGTCGCCGGTGCGGACGTTCAGCCGAGTGAAGCCCTGGGCTGGGTGCTCTTCCGAATCGGGGCGTCGGTCATCAGCATCACGCTCGGCGAGTCCGTCCGGTCCCGCAGGGTCATCGCCGCCGAAGCGCAGCGACGGGCCGAGCTGGCCGAGCGATCTCGCGAGGAGGAGACCCGGGCCCGGGTCGACGCCGAACGGTTACGGATCGCCCGCGAGGTCCACGACACCGTCGCACACGCCATCGCCATCATCAACGTGCAGGCCAGCGTCACGGCGCACGTGCTCGACAAGCGTCCGGCTCAGGCACGCGACGCGCTGCGAGCCATCGAGCAGACCAGTTCGCGGGCGCTGCACGAGATGCGCGCCGTGCTCGGCGTCCTACGCGAGGACGACGGGCGCGAACCGCACCCCGGTCTCGACCAGGTCGACGCGCTCGCCGGCAAGGCCCGCGAGGCCGGCCTGGACGTCACCATCGAACAGAGTCCGGCCGTGGCGTCGCTGCCGAGCGCGGTGGACAGCGCGGCCTACCGCATCGTCCAGGAATCGATCACCAACGTGATCCGTCACGTCGGGCCGACCCGGGTGAGCGTGACGATCGAGACCGTCTCCGACGCGCTGCGTATCCGGGTGGTCGACGAGGGTGCCCGTGACCCGGTGCTGGTCACGGTGGGTGCGGGTGGTCAATCGTCGAGCGGCCGTGGGATCGCTGGCATGCGGGAGCGCTGTCAACTGCTCGGCGGGGAGCTGCACGCCACGGCACGTCCCGGTGGCGGCTTCGAGGTCGTCGCCCGCCTGCCGCTCGCGCCGGTTGCGTCCCTCCCGTGACCGCCGTGCCCATCAAGGTGCTGCTCGCCGACGACGAGCGGCTGGTCCGCTCCGGTTTCCGGCTGCTGCTCGACCTGGAGGACGACATCACCGTGGTGGGCGAGGCCACCAACGGCGCCGAGGCCGTCGAACTGGCTCGCGCCACCCGACCCGACGTCGTCCTGATGGACATCCGCATGCCGCGACTCGACGGGATCCGCGCCGCGGCGCAGATCGCCGAGATGCCCGGCATGGACCAGGTCCGCATCCTCATCCTGACCACCTACGACACCGACGAGAACGTGTTCGAGGCCCTCCAGGCGGGTGCGAGCGGCTTCCTGCTCAAGGATGCCGGCCCTGCCGAGCTGCTGCACGCCATCCGGGTGATCGCCGCCGGAGACGCGTTGCTCGCTCCACGGGTCACCCGCCGGCTCATCAGCCAGTTCACCGCGCAGCGCAAGGCGGCGCAGGCCGGCGAGGACCGGCTCGCCGTGCTCACCGAACGCGAGCGTGAGGTGCTCGCCCTGGTGGCTCAGGGGCTGAGCAACGACGAGATCGGGGCTGCCCTGTTCCTCAGCCCGGCCACCGCGCGCACCCACGTCGGCCGCATCATGGGCAAGCTGGGTGCCCGCGACCGCGCGCAACTGGTGGCGATCGCTTACCAGACCGGTCTGGGCCAGTACACCGAGCAGCACTGATCCGGTCCCGCACCGCGCGGAAAGGAACAGGCAAGAGTCCACACGGGAGTGTCATCGGCCTGCCACCATCGGGCCATGAGCGAGCCCGCCCTCGGCGTCCGGTCCCTGGACCTGGTCGATCCAGCCACCTTCGTCGACAACGACGTGCATGGGTTCTGGCGGGACGTACGGGCGGAGCGTCCGGTCTACTGGCATCCGGCCACCGACAGCAATCCGGGGTTCTGGGTTGTTTCCCGGTACGCCGACGTCCAGGCGCTCTACCACGACGCGGCGCTCAGTTCCGAACGCGGCAACGTCC
Proteins encoded in this region:
- a CDS encoding pyridoxal phosphate-dependent aminotransferase; protein product: MSPEISSAASFIPSSCLHTIFRAAQETERRTGAEVVKLHVGDPYFHPAGNVADAFVDAVRRGDTKYTGPDGLPELREAAVEKLRTDNGVDTVVDRVLVTPGSCEGLAALFQTLTEPGAEILLPELHWPVHLQQSLLAGLRPVLYSLGPGFRPEVERIAAAAGPRTKVLLINSPANPTGVVLDPGEISALLDLARTRGWHVVSDEAYEHFCYEREHLSVASLERDVPVEERIVHSVFSFSKSFAMTGYRLGYVALANDHAADVMRVVQEANIIGTNTPVQHAGVAALASRSDAAATNRKLVQRNRDVALPPLVQAGLLSELPAGGWYAMLDVARTGLDAETFALRLLERKGVAVVAGNGFAMRPQLDDRGHIRTHDYAPWARHLVRVAFCVDPGWLETGVRRILEFVDECGDEGHHSAE
- a CDS encoding sensor histidine kinase; the encoded protein is MNLRVMPERLRAWLDRRPAWFADVLLALFITVVQVQSVSEHGAVLPEPIARPASDFGYAGYGLVVLSGLAVVARRRWPVAVFALTGATSLVYFGLGFPDRMSCLGLFVALYTLAAYGDGRRSLLIAGTGTAVLAVGWLVAGADVQPSEALGWVLFRIGASVISITLGESVRSRRVIAAEAQRRAELAERSREEETRARVDAERLRIAREVHDTVAHAIAIINVQASVTAHVLDKRPAQARDALRAIEQTSSRALHEMRAVLGVLREDDGREPHPGLDQVDALAGKAREAGLDVTIEQSPAVASLPSAVDSAAYRIVQESITNVIRHVGPTRVSVTIETVSDALRIRVVDEGARDPVLVTVGAGGQSSSGRGIAGMRERCQLLGGELHATARPGGGFEVVARLPLAPVASLP
- a CDS encoding helix-turn-helix domain-containing protein, with the protein product MSTVHTGAPPGAPRPTGPRARIPDCPLGRTVEVVGPWWTLEILHELFNGNTRLGIIRHNLGTPVELLLERLADLRTRGLIEQVAEAPDPDGREYRLTPFGRTLRPLLLVIAAWGNHRLAPQDRSVILVDTETGAEVEPVVVDRRTGRRIDNENVVFARGPKASAMVTARYPKIMLTT
- a CDS encoding AMP-binding protein, producing the protein MLDGFVPWPPDVAERYRQAGYWRGFSLRQLFDDSVRRHPDKVATVDSARRVTYAELADEADRIAAGLLDLGIGSRDRLVLHLPNVNEFLSVLLAVFSIGAIPVLALPGHRRDEITHLARAANAVAYLGPDRFQGFDHRALAREVRAEVPSLRHVVIAGDSAEFTPLAELARTEPRRLPPVDAAEVALLLLSGGTTGVPKLIPRTHDDYAYNIFACAEVTGFGADSVYLAANPVPHNAALGCPGALGALLVGGKAVLAANPSPDHVFPLIAREGVTHTALVPALALLWTEAAQTTPVDMSGMTLQVGSSKFSPAAAERVRSGLRCRIMNVYGIGEGLITHTRLDDPLEVVYTTEGTPICPDDEVKIVDPEDRELAAGITGELLTRGPYTIRGYFAAPEHNRRAFTPDGFYRTGDLAKLTEDGRIVIEGRLKDIIHHVGEKVSAEEVEGHVLTYPSVRDAAVVGIPDDAIDERICVFVVLTAEAEAAATTLSLRTIREHIRDRGLAPYKLPDELVVVPELPRTPVGKIDKSALRAGRRELQHR
- a CDS encoding response regulator transcription factor; amino-acid sequence: MPIKVLLADDERLVRSGFRLLLDLEDDITVVGEATNGAEAVELARATRPDVVLMDIRMPRLDGIRAAAQIAEMPGMDQVRILILTTYDTDENVFEALQAGASGFLLKDAGPAELLHAIRVIAAGDALLAPRVTRRLISQFTAQRKAAQAGEDRLAVLTEREREVLALVAQGLSNDEIGAALFLSPATARTHVGRIMGKLGARDRAQLVAIAYQTGLGQYTEQH
- a CDS encoding DUF6220 domain-containing protein translates to MKKLFAGLASLLLLAEVAQFYLAASGAFDSAPTEEAFSPHRFLGYLILFSAVVLAVVSALARMPGRVIGRTALVAGLVLIQSLIREVARSFGEGSETGHLIFGVHAVNGLIIVGVTIWVVREARQIAWQRTELSHATRS
- a CDS encoding flavin reductase family protein → MPEPVTGTVAPPLVDPAQFRSLMAAHPAGVAVVTTTATDGAPWGMTCSSVCSVSLQPPTLLVCLRAASPTLAALVDVSTFAVNLLRDHAEPVAQLFASGAPDRFEKVSWVPDPESGMPHLIDDAHTAADCRVSNALPVGDHVVVFGTVLRVRTHAVAPVSPLLYGMRRYWSLAVTPAPERGGPDPDGRP
- a CDS encoding SDR family oxidoreductase is translated as MTLDGRSVVVTGAATGIGLGITECLVKSGANVTIVGRREQPLRDLAERYPAAVAVVAADVCAPETAGRVVTVAAETFGGLDAVVNNAGLARFGPIDALDPAYLDEMFAVNVRAPADLIRCALPLLRASSGSVVNVSSVGGVLSMPGRAYYGATKAALNSLTRSLARELAPEVRVNAILPGPVDTPMWTDAGLDDAGIERLRADLAASTPMGRFGDPTEIGQWVCTLLDPALSGWVTGALIPVDGGRTA
- a CDS encoding alpha/beta fold hydrolase → MSRTRRSDRRWVRTLTGVEEPTARLVCFPHSGGTAAVYRPWSSMLPADVALHAVQYPGHADRLAEEPASSIAEMATQVAAELLRMPPAGCALVGHSLGALVAYETARALRANGSPVHHLFVSGAAGPWLAGGGTTHQLGDDELWAAVAKLGGIEPEIADQTELRDLLLPVLRSDITLHETYRPAPDAAPLDCPVRGYYNTEDPLVDADKVAAWAVVNERGFSMRAWPGGHFRLLSHPDELVGDVLASLMESGVPR
- a CDS encoding multicopper oxidase family protein; this encodes MTTAALTVFDHVWALLGAAAWLAAGVTALRGRARAALVLLGAALVLTLAKAVSVAVLAGRGWWFVQEKVLLGLPLLGAATLAAAVTAGPMLLARATGAPRRSAREKVGVVALFAAGYAALAGFVVTYLVGYPLTLPTALITVGLVVAAVLLTARSLPAPGADVAEPAVPDAGMRLSRRGFLGVAGGVAAVGATGTGAGLAALSSGAAHTVGGGPGPSRGSLVSVADLRGPDTPAPGGARRAYGVTARKAAVRLPAGKDIDAWTFDGAVPGPQLSAVQGDLLEVRLVNQDIDEGVTLHWHGYDVPCGEDGVPGLSQPAVAPGAAFVYRFRADQVGTYWYHTHYASHIGVRRGLYGVLVVTPRTDPDPADLDLVVPVHTFSDGAAVAGVEHVAAAGARVRLRLINTDSDPRRFALAGTPFRVVAVDGRDLHEPGETSRTAVRVAAGGRRDLVFAMPETAVALFVDGVATVWLRPRPGAPDGAAAGQNTAAWPELDLLTYGASAPVPLRTATADRHFTLVLDRGLAMVDGRPAFAHTVNGRGHPSIPDQLVAEGDIVRFTVVNRSLETHPWHLHGHPVLILSRDGQPSSGSPLWMDTFDVRPGEVWEVVFQANNRGIWMNHCHNLPHADQGMMLRLRYDGVSTPFHGAHAAGHRHPS